A genomic window from Cyprinus carpio isolate SPL01 chromosome A2, ASM1834038v1, whole genome shotgun sequence includes:
- the LOC109102605 gene encoding anion exchange protein 2-like isoform X1, which translates to MSDPQDASDVTSAAGLTRHLPLVVHSPPQRCEDDDEGDLNKTLGVQRFQQILTPAQRVPIEQHRTFNEEDFEYHRHTSLHIHHPLSKHLPEVRRKKPGRKRKDSGRRRSSSMGAAPPIDEDDEDEEVDEDSCSQLDKEGNVTTTPTPDTDTEVAQFFVSEDDPDSTITKNGKVSSHRKLPIMPHSMLHTSISIPEDVTATSGRNWVRNLPNGRRVSAPCLFPSLSSPDGSFKPSRSYDLQERRRTGNMTGTALEHYQYMPTDESEAQMLATVDLDGIKSHRFEDVPGVRRHLVKKSAKGQVVHIGKDHKEPSSRIRTKLDRTPHEVFVELNELLMDKNQEMHWKETARWIKFEEDVEEETERWGKPHVASLSFRSLLELRKTISHGAVLLDLDQKTLPGIAHQVVEQMIISDQIRAQDRANVLRALLLKHSHPSDGKEHSLFNRNISATSLGSLISHYHSSNHIAAPEPPTTDPLIGGLRNFESRSSVDLDKNEKDTPQFFGLHKTKSKHELKLLEKIPEDAEATVVLVGSVDFLDQPTMAFVRLQEAVLLESVLEVPIPVRFLFVLLGPPSANIDYHQIGRSISTLMSDKHFHEAAYLADERQDLLTAINSFLDCSIVLPPSDVGGDELLHSIVRFQREMLHKRHEQEVKLQAKEAKSPEDMALRPPLKPEDDPLRRTGRLFGGVIRDAQRRYPKYISDFKDALSPQCMASVIFIYFAALSPAITFGGLLGEKTEGLIGVSELIIATAMQGMLFCLLGAQPLLVVGFSGPLLVFEESFYSFCRSSEIEYLTGRAWIGIWLVIIVVLTVAFEGSFLVRFVSRFTQEIFSFLISLIFIYETFFKLGKIFMDHPLGSCYGREENDTALPTPTSDGRSPDASQTLNQPNTALLSLLLTAGTFFIAFYLRKFKNSAFFPGRLRRAIGDFGVPIAISTMVLLDYSIKDTYTQKLSVPDGFSVTSPDKRGWLIHPLGSDGQFPIWMMVASILPALLVYILIFMETQITTLIVSKKDRMLVKGSGFHLDLLIIVVAGGVSALFGLPWLTGATVRSVTHANSLTVMSKAVAPGDKPRIQEVKEQRVTGFLVAFLVGLSIVIGDVLRQVPIAVLFGIFLYMGVMSLNGIQLTERMMLLLMPPKYHPDHTYVRKVRTLRMHLFTCLQLVCLAVLWVVMSTSASLAFPFVLVLTVPFRRFLLSRIFTHREIQCLDADDAEPSIDDRESQDEYTEIQMPV; encoded by the exons CCTCTTGTAGTGCATTCTCCGCCCCAGCGatgtgaggatgatgatgaagggGACTTAAACAAGACACTGGGAGTGCAGCGCTTCCAGCAGATCCTTACACCTGCCCAGCGCGTGCCCATCGAACAACACCGCACCTTTAATGAGGAGGACTTTGAAT ATCACCGTCACACCTCTCTACACATTCACCACCCTCTGTCTAAACACCTCCCAGAAGTCCGGAGGAAAAAGCCAGGAAGAAAGCGGAAAGACTCAGGACGGAGGAGGAGTTCATCTATGGGAGCAGCTCCCCCGATAGATGAGGACGACGAGGATGAAGAGGTGGATGAAGATTCCTGTAGCCAGCTGGATAAAGAGGGCAATGTCACCACCACACCTACACCGGACACGGACACAGAGGTGGCACAG TTTTTTGTATCAGAAGATGATCCTGACTCCACTATAACGAAGAATGGTAAAGTCTCATCACATCGAAAGCTGCCAATCATGCCCCATTCAATGCTTCACACCAGTATCAGCATCCCAGAAGATGTTACAGCAACCTC GGGCAGAAATTGGGTTCGTAATCTGCCCAATGGCAGACGAGTTTCTGCACCATGTTTGTTTCCAAGTTTGAGTTCTCCAGACGGCAGCTTTAAGCCCAGCCGCAGCTATGATCTGCAGGAGCGCCGCCGCACAGGCAACATGACGGGCACCGCACTAGAACACTATCAATACATGCCCACTGACGAGAGCGAGGCGCAGATGCTCGCCACGGTGGACCTGGATGGCATtaaaa GTCACAGGTTTGAAGATGTCCCTGGTGTGCGGCGGCACCTGGTTAAGAAGAGCGCTAAAGGTCAGGTGGTTCACATCGGCAAGGACCACAAAGAGCCCAGCAGTCGTATCCGGACCAAGTTGGATCGAACCCCACATGAG GTGTTTGTTGAGCTGAATGAGTTACTGATGGATAAGAACCAGGAGATGCACTGGAAGGAAACCGCTCGCTGGATAAAGTTTGAGGAGGATGTGGAGGAGGAGACAGAGCGCTGGGGCAAACCTCATGTAGCTTCACTCTCATTCCGTAGCCTGCTGGAACTCCGCAAGACCATTTCACATG GTGCGGTGTTGTTGGACCTGGACCAGAAGACACTGCCTGGTATTGCTCATCAGGTTGTAGAGCAGATGATtatctcagatcagatcagagcTCAGGACAGAGCCAATGTGCTCCGAGCCCTGCTCCTCAAACACAG TCATCCAAGTGACGGCAAGGAGCACAGTTTGTTTAACCGGAACATCTCGGCAACCAGCCTTGGCTCTCTCATATCTCATTACCATAGCAGTAACCACATCGCCGCACCGGAGCCCCCTACCACAGACCCACTCATTGGAGGACTACGCAACTTTGAGTCACGCAGTAGTGTAGACTTAGATAAGAATGAG AAAGACACACCCCAGTTTTTTGGTTTGCACAAGACCAAATCTAAACATGAGCTGAAGTTGCTTGAGAAGATTCCAGAGGATGCAGAAGCAACGGTTGTCCTTGTGG GTAGTGTGGATTTCCTGGACCAGCCCACCATGGCCTTTGTGAGACTGCAGGAAGCAGTTCTGTTAGAGTCGGTTCTAGAAGTGCCTATTCCAGTGCGGTTTCTTTTCGTGCTGCTCGGCCCACCCAGTGCCAACATTGACTACCACCAAATCGGCCGCTCCATATCAACACTTATGTCTGATAAA CACTTCCATGAAGCGGCGTATTTAGCAGATGAGCGGCAGGACCTGCTGACAGCCATCAACAGCTTTCTGGACTGCAGTATTGTGCTTCCTCCATCTGACGTTGGAGGAGATGAGCTGCTGCATTCTATCGTTCGCTTCCAGAGAGAGATGCTGCACAAGAGACATGAGCAAGAGGTCAAACTACAGGCCAAGGAAGCCAAGAGCCCCGAGGACATGG CTCTTCGTCCTCCTCTGAAACCTGAAGACGATCCTCTCCGGAGGACGGGTAGGCTGTTTGGCGGGGTTATCCGAGATGCACAGCGCCGCTACCCCAAATACATCAGTGATTTTAAGGATGCCCTAAGTCCTCAATGCATGGCCTCtgtcatatttatttactttgctgCCCTTTCTCCTGCCATTACCTTTGGAGGACTATTGG GTGAAAAGACAGAAGGTTTGATAGGTGTGTCAGAGCTGATTATTGCCACTGCCATGCAGGGAATGTTGTTCTGCCTGCTTGGGGCTCAGCCTCTGCTGGTGGTGGGCTTCTCTGGACCCCTGCTAGTGTTTGAAGAGTCCTTCTATTCA TTTTGCAGGTCCAGTGAAATCGAGTATCTGACAGGACGTGCGTGGATTGGAATCTGGTTGGTCATCATTGTTGTTCTCACGGTGGCCTTTGAAGGGAGCTTTCTTGTGCGATTTGTGTCACGCTTCACCCAAGAGATCTTCTCCTTCCTCATCTCTCTCATCTTCATCTACGAGACCTTCTTCAAGCTGGGCAAA ATCTTCATGGATCATCCTCTCGGAAGCTGCTATGGACGAGAAGAAAATGACACTGCTTTACCAACACCCACAAGTGACGGCAGGTCTCCAGATGCCTCGCAAACCCTAAACCAGCCAAACACAGCTCTCCTTTCGCTGTTGCTCACGGCCGGCACCTTCTTCATTGCCTTCTATCTGCGTAAATTCAAGAACAGTGCTTTTTTCCCTGGCAGG CTCCGAAGGGCTATTGGAGATTTTGGAGTACCTATCGCAATCTCCACCATGGTTCTGTTGGACTACAGCATTAAGGACACTTACACACAG AAACTAAGTGTGCCTGATGGCTTCTCTGTGACCAGCCCAGATAAGCGTGGTTGGTTAATACACCCACTGGGCTCTGATGGCCAGTTCCCCATTTGGATGATGGTTGCCAGCATTCTACCTGCCCTGCTCGTCTACATCCTCATTTTCATGGAGACTCAGATCACCAC TCTTATTGTCAGCAAGAAGGACAGGATGCTGGTTAAGGGTTCAGGCTTTCACTTGGACCTGCTGATCATCGTGGTTGCGGGTGGTGTTTCAGCGCTGTTTGGGCTACCATGGTTGACCGGTGCTACTGTTCGTTCGGTAACTCATGCAAATAGCCTTACGGTGATGAGCAAAGCTGTTGCGCCTGGTGACAAACCACGCATTCAGGAAGTAAAAGAGCAGAGAGTAACAGGATTTCTGGTGGCTTTTCTAGTAG GTCTCTCTATTGTGATTGGAGATGTTTTGCGGCAGGTTCCTATAGCTGTGTTATTTGGTATATTCCTCTATATGGGAGTGATGTCTCTCAATGGGATCCAGCTAACAGAACGCATGATGCTGCTATTAATGCCACCGAAGTACCATCCTGACCACACCTATGTCCGCAAG GTGCGTACTCTACGCATGCATCTGTTCACATGTTTGCAGCTGGTGTGCCTGGCTGTGCTGTGGGTTGTAATGTCAACCTCGGCCTCCTTAGCCTTCCCGTTTGTTCTTGTCCTCACCGTGCCATTCAGAAGGTTCCTGCTGTCCCGAATATTTACTCACCGTGAGATACAGTGT CTTGACGCAGATGATGCAGAGCCTTCAATTGATGACAGAGAAAGCCAAGATGAATACACAGAAATACAAATGCCAGTATGA
- the LOC109102605 gene encoding anion exchange protein 2-like isoform X2, with the protein MSDPQDASDVTSAAGLTRHLPLVVHSPPQRCEDDDEGDLNKTLGVQRFQQILTPAQRVPIEQHRTFNEEDFEYHRHTSLHIHHPLSKHLPEVRRKKPGRKRKDSGRRRSSSMGAAPPIDEDDEDEEVDEDSCSQLDKEGNVTTTPTPDTDTEFFVSEDDPDSTITKNGKVSSHRKLPIMPHSMLHTSISIPEDVTATSGRNWVRNLPNGRRVSAPCLFPSLSSPDGSFKPSRSYDLQERRRTGNMTGTALEHYQYMPTDESEAQMLATVDLDGIKSHRFEDVPGVRRHLVKKSAKGQVVHIGKDHKEPSSRIRTKLDRTPHEVFVELNELLMDKNQEMHWKETARWIKFEEDVEEETERWGKPHVASLSFRSLLELRKTISHGAVLLDLDQKTLPGIAHQVVEQMIISDQIRAQDRANVLRALLLKHSHPSDGKEHSLFNRNISATSLGSLISHYHSSNHIAAPEPPTTDPLIGGLRNFESRSSVDLDKNEKDTPQFFGLHKTKSKHELKLLEKIPEDAEATVVLVGSVDFLDQPTMAFVRLQEAVLLESVLEVPIPVRFLFVLLGPPSANIDYHQIGRSISTLMSDKHFHEAAYLADERQDLLTAINSFLDCSIVLPPSDVGGDELLHSIVRFQREMLHKRHEQEVKLQAKEAKSPEDMALRPPLKPEDDPLRRTGRLFGGVIRDAQRRYPKYISDFKDALSPQCMASVIFIYFAALSPAITFGGLLGEKTEGLIGVSELIIATAMQGMLFCLLGAQPLLVVGFSGPLLVFEESFYSFCRSSEIEYLTGRAWIGIWLVIIVVLTVAFEGSFLVRFVSRFTQEIFSFLISLIFIYETFFKLGKIFMDHPLGSCYGREENDTALPTPTSDGRSPDASQTLNQPNTALLSLLLTAGTFFIAFYLRKFKNSAFFPGRLRRAIGDFGVPIAISTMVLLDYSIKDTYTQKLSVPDGFSVTSPDKRGWLIHPLGSDGQFPIWMMVASILPALLVYILIFMETQITTLIVSKKDRMLVKGSGFHLDLLIIVVAGGVSALFGLPWLTGATVRSVTHANSLTVMSKAVAPGDKPRIQEVKEQRVTGFLVAFLVGLSIVIGDVLRQVPIAVLFGIFLYMGVMSLNGIQLTERMMLLLMPPKYHPDHTYVRKVRTLRMHLFTCLQLVCLAVLWVVMSTSASLAFPFVLVLTVPFRRFLLSRIFTHREIQCLDADDAEPSIDDRESQDEYTEIQMPV; encoded by the exons CCTCTTGTAGTGCATTCTCCGCCCCAGCGatgtgaggatgatgatgaagggGACTTAAACAAGACACTGGGAGTGCAGCGCTTCCAGCAGATCCTTACACCTGCCCAGCGCGTGCCCATCGAACAACACCGCACCTTTAATGAGGAGGACTTTGAAT ATCACCGTCACACCTCTCTACACATTCACCACCCTCTGTCTAAACACCTCCCAGAAGTCCGGAGGAAAAAGCCAGGAAGAAAGCGGAAAGACTCAGGACGGAGGAGGAGTTCATCTATGGGAGCAGCTCCCCCGATAGATGAGGACGACGAGGATGAAGAGGTGGATGAAGATTCCTGTAGCCAGCTGGATAAAGAGGGCAATGTCACCACCACACCTACACCGGACACGGACACAGAG TTTTTTGTATCAGAAGATGATCCTGACTCCACTATAACGAAGAATGGTAAAGTCTCATCACATCGAAAGCTGCCAATCATGCCCCATTCAATGCTTCACACCAGTATCAGCATCCCAGAAGATGTTACAGCAACCTC GGGCAGAAATTGGGTTCGTAATCTGCCCAATGGCAGACGAGTTTCTGCACCATGTTTGTTTCCAAGTTTGAGTTCTCCAGACGGCAGCTTTAAGCCCAGCCGCAGCTATGATCTGCAGGAGCGCCGCCGCACAGGCAACATGACGGGCACCGCACTAGAACACTATCAATACATGCCCACTGACGAGAGCGAGGCGCAGATGCTCGCCACGGTGGACCTGGATGGCATtaaaa GTCACAGGTTTGAAGATGTCCCTGGTGTGCGGCGGCACCTGGTTAAGAAGAGCGCTAAAGGTCAGGTGGTTCACATCGGCAAGGACCACAAAGAGCCCAGCAGTCGTATCCGGACCAAGTTGGATCGAACCCCACATGAG GTGTTTGTTGAGCTGAATGAGTTACTGATGGATAAGAACCAGGAGATGCACTGGAAGGAAACCGCTCGCTGGATAAAGTTTGAGGAGGATGTGGAGGAGGAGACAGAGCGCTGGGGCAAACCTCATGTAGCTTCACTCTCATTCCGTAGCCTGCTGGAACTCCGCAAGACCATTTCACATG GTGCGGTGTTGTTGGACCTGGACCAGAAGACACTGCCTGGTATTGCTCATCAGGTTGTAGAGCAGATGATtatctcagatcagatcagagcTCAGGACAGAGCCAATGTGCTCCGAGCCCTGCTCCTCAAACACAG TCATCCAAGTGACGGCAAGGAGCACAGTTTGTTTAACCGGAACATCTCGGCAACCAGCCTTGGCTCTCTCATATCTCATTACCATAGCAGTAACCACATCGCCGCACCGGAGCCCCCTACCACAGACCCACTCATTGGAGGACTACGCAACTTTGAGTCACGCAGTAGTGTAGACTTAGATAAGAATGAG AAAGACACACCCCAGTTTTTTGGTTTGCACAAGACCAAATCTAAACATGAGCTGAAGTTGCTTGAGAAGATTCCAGAGGATGCAGAAGCAACGGTTGTCCTTGTGG GTAGTGTGGATTTCCTGGACCAGCCCACCATGGCCTTTGTGAGACTGCAGGAAGCAGTTCTGTTAGAGTCGGTTCTAGAAGTGCCTATTCCAGTGCGGTTTCTTTTCGTGCTGCTCGGCCCACCCAGTGCCAACATTGACTACCACCAAATCGGCCGCTCCATATCAACACTTATGTCTGATAAA CACTTCCATGAAGCGGCGTATTTAGCAGATGAGCGGCAGGACCTGCTGACAGCCATCAACAGCTTTCTGGACTGCAGTATTGTGCTTCCTCCATCTGACGTTGGAGGAGATGAGCTGCTGCATTCTATCGTTCGCTTCCAGAGAGAGATGCTGCACAAGAGACATGAGCAAGAGGTCAAACTACAGGCCAAGGAAGCCAAGAGCCCCGAGGACATGG CTCTTCGTCCTCCTCTGAAACCTGAAGACGATCCTCTCCGGAGGACGGGTAGGCTGTTTGGCGGGGTTATCCGAGATGCACAGCGCCGCTACCCCAAATACATCAGTGATTTTAAGGATGCCCTAAGTCCTCAATGCATGGCCTCtgtcatatttatttactttgctgCCCTTTCTCCTGCCATTACCTTTGGAGGACTATTGG GTGAAAAGACAGAAGGTTTGATAGGTGTGTCAGAGCTGATTATTGCCACTGCCATGCAGGGAATGTTGTTCTGCCTGCTTGGGGCTCAGCCTCTGCTGGTGGTGGGCTTCTCTGGACCCCTGCTAGTGTTTGAAGAGTCCTTCTATTCA TTTTGCAGGTCCAGTGAAATCGAGTATCTGACAGGACGTGCGTGGATTGGAATCTGGTTGGTCATCATTGTTGTTCTCACGGTGGCCTTTGAAGGGAGCTTTCTTGTGCGATTTGTGTCACGCTTCACCCAAGAGATCTTCTCCTTCCTCATCTCTCTCATCTTCATCTACGAGACCTTCTTCAAGCTGGGCAAA ATCTTCATGGATCATCCTCTCGGAAGCTGCTATGGACGAGAAGAAAATGACACTGCTTTACCAACACCCACAAGTGACGGCAGGTCTCCAGATGCCTCGCAAACCCTAAACCAGCCAAACACAGCTCTCCTTTCGCTGTTGCTCACGGCCGGCACCTTCTTCATTGCCTTCTATCTGCGTAAATTCAAGAACAGTGCTTTTTTCCCTGGCAGG CTCCGAAGGGCTATTGGAGATTTTGGAGTACCTATCGCAATCTCCACCATGGTTCTGTTGGACTACAGCATTAAGGACACTTACACACAG AAACTAAGTGTGCCTGATGGCTTCTCTGTGACCAGCCCAGATAAGCGTGGTTGGTTAATACACCCACTGGGCTCTGATGGCCAGTTCCCCATTTGGATGATGGTTGCCAGCATTCTACCTGCCCTGCTCGTCTACATCCTCATTTTCATGGAGACTCAGATCACCAC TCTTATTGTCAGCAAGAAGGACAGGATGCTGGTTAAGGGTTCAGGCTTTCACTTGGACCTGCTGATCATCGTGGTTGCGGGTGGTGTTTCAGCGCTGTTTGGGCTACCATGGTTGACCGGTGCTACTGTTCGTTCGGTAACTCATGCAAATAGCCTTACGGTGATGAGCAAAGCTGTTGCGCCTGGTGACAAACCACGCATTCAGGAAGTAAAAGAGCAGAGAGTAACAGGATTTCTGGTGGCTTTTCTAGTAG GTCTCTCTATTGTGATTGGAGATGTTTTGCGGCAGGTTCCTATAGCTGTGTTATTTGGTATATTCCTCTATATGGGAGTGATGTCTCTCAATGGGATCCAGCTAACAGAACGCATGATGCTGCTATTAATGCCACCGAAGTACCATCCTGACCACACCTATGTCCGCAAG GTGCGTACTCTACGCATGCATCTGTTCACATGTTTGCAGCTGGTGTGCCTGGCTGTGCTGTGGGTTGTAATGTCAACCTCGGCCTCCTTAGCCTTCCCGTTTGTTCTTGTCCTCACCGTGCCATTCAGAAGGTTCCTGCTGTCCCGAATATTTACTCACCGTGAGATACAGTGT CTTGACGCAGATGATGCAGAGCCTTCAATTGATGACAGAGAAAGCCAAGATGAATACACAGAAATACAAATGCCAGTATGA